Proteins found in one Vallitalea guaymasensis genomic segment:
- a CDS encoding DUF262 domain-containing protein — protein MSELIDDRISIYEVLQNIEKGKYVMPAFQRQYVWNMEQIEKLWDSILLDYPIATFLFWHVDDDNVTWDTYFCNFLSEVIFDSRKQADSVNYELSNIDVKITDTAVLDGQQRLTSLFLSLFGQAFIRQKHARRKYGGGLVTKLLIELNKNKLTVDEEEYNSKKYDIKFSEKVGRLSPTQFEIKCILDNKFQDETTRDKAIEEAIANVPTDSKEYARGILNKLYNKIFVEKLIRFTEIKDMKQDDALEMFVRFNSGGKALKKSEITMSILEAYWPSAKTEFGRLLVDSYDRFGSDFIIRSALMLYGDVVKSNISRQIADELKNNWSEFKKALKNLEIVLKEMNIEIKRFSSSWNVLLPIIYFIYYNPEYINSLDGIRAYLIRAILFTYFQSGTTGKLQQMKSRINENDYEITVDMLNQINDLRVTDGKIEDILNTEKGSRVAGEALYYLSLDWINKNFKYEQDHLHPFNRFDGSKPISVSMEDWRKWRGNRNRLANLHLLEGRSNASKNDMKLVYYCNDMNDEQKAEFCKRSFIPEGTSLEIENFDEFYEKRKVILTEKIRALFE, from the coding sequence GTGAGTGAACTAATTGATGACAGAATAAGTATCTATGAGGTTTTGCAAAATATTGAAAAAGGAAAATACGTTATGCCCGCATTTCAAAGGCAGTATGTTTGGAATATGGAGCAGATAGAAAAACTATGGGATTCAATTCTATTGGATTATCCAATAGCAACATTCTTATTTTGGCATGTAGACGATGACAATGTGACTTGGGATACATATTTTTGCAATTTCCTGTCTGAAGTTATTTTTGATAGCAGAAAACAGGCAGATAGCGTGAATTATGAGTTAAGTAATATTGATGTAAAGATTACAGATACAGCTGTGCTTGATGGACAGCAGAGATTGACTTCGTTATTTCTTTCTTTATTTGGGCAAGCTTTTATCCGCCAAAAGCACGCAAGAAGGAAATATGGAGGAGGCCTTGTTACAAAATTGTTGATTGAACTTAATAAGAATAAATTGACTGTTGATGAAGAAGAGTACAATAGTAAGAAATATGATATTAAGTTTAGTGAAAAGGTCGGAAGGTTGAGTCCGACACAATTTGAAATCAAATGTATTTTAGATAATAAATTTCAAGATGAGACAACTAGAGATAAAGCTATTGAGGAAGCCATTGCTAATGTTCCAACAGACAGCAAAGAGTATGCAAGAGGTATTTTAAATAAGCTTTATAATAAAATATTTGTGGAAAAATTGATTAGGTTTACTGAAATAAAAGATATGAAACAGGATGATGCTTTGGAAATGTTCGTTAGATTTAATAGTGGTGGTAAAGCTCTCAAAAAATCTGAAATAACAATGTCTATTCTTGAAGCATATTGGCCAAGTGCAAAGACTGAGTTCGGGAGACTTCTCGTGGATTCTTATGATAGATTTGGCTCGGATTTTATTATTCGTTCTGCTCTTATGCTTTATGGAGATGTCGTAAAATCTAATATCAGCAGACAAATAGCAGATGAACTTAAGAATAACTGGAGCGAGTTCAAAAAAGCATTGAAGAATTTGGAAATTGTACTGAAAGAAATGAATATTGAAATTAAACGTTTTTCCAGTAGTTGGAATGTGTTGTTGCCAATAATATATTTTATTTATTATAATCCTGAATATATAAACAGCCTTGATGGTATTAGAGCTTATTTGATTAGGGCAATTTTGTTTACTTATTTCCAGTCCGGTACAACTGGAAAACTGCAGCAAATGAAGAGTAGAATAAACGAAAATGATTACGAAATTACTGTGGATATGCTTAATCAGATAAATGACCTCAGAGTCACTGATGGAAAGATTGAAGATATTCTTAATACTGAAAAGGGAAGCAGAGTTGCTGGGGAGGCATTGTATTATCTCAGTCTTGACTGGATAAATAAAAATTTCAAGTATGAGCAAGACCATCTCCATCCTTTTAATAGGTTTGACGGTAGTAAACCGATATCTGTTTCTATGGAAGATTGGCGAAAATGGAGAGGTAACCGAAATAGACTGGCGAATCTGCACCTATTGGAAGGTAGAAGTAATGCAAGCAAGAATGATATGAAACTAGTATATTATTGCAATGATATGAACGATGAACAGAAGGCAGAGTTCTGTAAGCGATCTTTCATTCCAGAAGGCACTTCACTCGAAATTGAAAATTTTGATGAATTTTATGAAAAAAGAAAGGTTATTTTGACAGAGAAAATTCGTGCATTATTTGAATAA